Proteins from a single region of Caldanaerovirga acetigignens:
- a CDS encoding putative polysaccharide biosynthesis protein yields MQKKERLGSFLTERQNSFLKGAMVLTAAGFLVKILGAVYRIPLAMMIKEEGMGLYQMAYPIYVTLLSISTAGLPTAISKMVAGEVAVKRYRNAYRIFKVSLMVLTIVGALLALFLMINARFLAEKVLGNPKAFYPLLSISPAIFFVSVMSCFRGFFQGLQDMTPSALSQVVEQIGRVVSVFLLATVLLPRGVEYAAAGAAFGPVVGSVAGLLVLVAVYSRKKASIFGSFEEASNSRIENPFKIAWQLFYYAVPITLGGLIVPVMNLADAAIVTRRLQDAGFSMLRATQLYGQLTGMAAPIINLPAVVTMSIAASLVPAISEAMALKSGQLVAQRAKTGIRVTLMFALPAAVGLYVLAEPVCALLYKNPEAGIPLSILSWGIIFLALQQTTTGILQGIGKTTVPVKNLALGAVFKVGINYTLTALPFINIKGAAMGTVAGYFIASLFNFISAMKYTGMNLQLRDMVIKPAAAAAFMGLLVRNFYNLIATYGYGSGIATLGSVGAGVFVYAAVLLALGGVGEEELSLLPGGARLIGWLKGINFKRR; encoded by the coding sequence TTGCAGAAAAAAGAAAGGCTGGGGTCGTTTTTGACGGAAAGGCAAAATTCTTTTTTAAAAGGTGCCATGGTGCTTACGGCGGCCGGATTTCTTGTAAAGATACTGGGAGCGGTATACAGGATTCCCCTTGCCATGATGATAAAAGAAGAGGGTATGGGCCTTTATCAAATGGCTTATCCCATTTACGTGACGTTGCTTTCCATTTCCACAGCAGGTCTTCCCACCGCTATATCGAAGATGGTGGCAGGAGAAGTGGCGGTTAAAAGATACCGCAATGCTTACAGGATTTTTAAAGTGTCTTTGATGGTTCTTACGATAGTCGGTGCATTGCTTGCTTTATTTTTAATGATAAACGCACGGTTTTTGGCAGAAAAGGTCCTTGGAAATCCAAAGGCCTTTTACCCTTTGCTCAGTATTTCGCCTGCTATTTTTTTCGTGTCGGTGATGTCGTGCTTTCGCGGTTTTTTTCAAGGGTTGCAGGACATGACCCCTTCTGCCTTGTCTCAGGTGGTTGAACAGATAGGGCGGGTTGTATCAGTATTTTTGCTGGCGACCGTTCTCCTTCCCCGCGGCGTAGAATATGCGGCTGCAGGGGCGGCTTTTGGGCCAGTGGTGGGCTCGGTGGCGGGATTACTGGTGCTGGTGGCCGTCTACAGCAGGAAGAAGGCCAGCATCTTTGGTTCTTTTGAAGAAGCCTCGAATTCCCGGATTGAAAATCCTTTTAAAATAGCGTGGCAGCTTTTTTATTATGCGGTGCCAATAACTTTAGGAGGACTTATTGTGCCAGTTATGAACCTGGCCGATGCGGCGATAGTGACAAGAAGGCTTCAAGATGCGGGTTTTTCAATGTTAAGGGCTACACAGCTTTATGGCCAGCTCACAGGGATGGCTGCACCTATCATAAATCTCCCGGCAGTGGTGACCATGAGCATCGCCGCAAGTCTCGTGCCGGCGATATCTGAAGCAATGGCTCTGAAAAGTGGGCAACTGGTGGCTCAAAGAGCCAAGACCGGCATTAGGGTGACGCTGATGTTTGCACTTCCGGCTGCGGTGGGATTATACGTGCTGGCCGAGCCGGTGTGTGCCCTCCTTTACAAAAACCCGGAGGCCGGTATTCCTCTTTCAATTTTATCGTGGGGTATAATATTTTTGGCTCTCCAGCAGACCACGACCGGCATTCTCCAGGGAATAGGAAAAACTACGGTGCCTGTAAAAAATTTGGCCTTGGGAGCGGTTTTTAAAGTGGGCATAAATTATACTTTAACCGCACTGCCTTTTATAAATATAAAAGGAGCGGCCATGGGTACCGTGGCCGGTTACTTTATAGCATCGCTTTTTAATTTTATTTCTGCGATGAAATATACTGGCATGAATTTGCAGCTTAGGGACATGGTAATAAAACCAGCGGCTGCTGCTGCTTTTATGGGACTTTTGGTGCGCAATTTTTATAATCTTATAGCCACTTACGGATACGGCAGTGGTATTGCAACGCTGGGCTCAGTAGGTGCGGGCGTTTTCGTGTATGCGGCTGTACTTCTGGCATTAGGTGGAGTGGGAGAAGAAGAGCTAAGCCTGCTACCTGGAGGAGCGCGGTTAATCGGCTGGTTGAAAGGTATTAATTTTAAAAGGAGGTGA
- the mazG gene encoding nucleoside triphosphate pyrophosphohydrolase → MISTSSYSIRDLVDIMAKLRGENGCPWDKAQTPETLKQFLLEETFEVIDAIDKSDPKELSEELGDLLLQIVFLSRIGEERGEFKFNDVVQIICEKMIRRHPHIFGEKRLESAEEVLKHWEEIKKEEKEVGSYAETMDKIPESFPALMRAYKVQEKAARVGFDWENVDGALGKVYEELNELKEVYKGIDRGKIMEEIGDLLFAMVNVARFLGVNPELALRGATNKFIRRFKYVEEEASKMGKKLQEMTLKDMDRLWDKGKIQEKKL, encoded by the coding sequence GTGATTAGTACGTCCAGCTATTCCATTCGGGATCTTGTTGATATAATGGCCAAGTTGAGGGGGGAAAACGGCTGCCCTTGGGACAAGGCCCAAACTCCGGAGACGCTAAAGCAGTTTTTACTGGAAGAGACCTTTGAGGTTATAGATGCCATAGATAAAAGCGACCCCAAAGAGCTGTCGGAAGAGCTCGGCGACCTTCTTTTGCAGATAGTTTTTTTATCGAGGATTGGCGAAGAAAGGGGAGAATTTAAATTCAATGATGTGGTTCAAATTATCTGCGAAAAGATGATTCGCCGCCATCCCCATATTTTTGGCGAAAAAAGGCTTGAAAGTGCCGAGGAAGTGCTTAAACATTGGGAGGAGATAAAGAAAGAAGAAAAAGAAGTTGGATCTTATGCCGAAACGATGGACAAGATCCCCGAGTCCTTTCCGGCTTTGATGAGAGCTTACAAAGTTCAAGAGAAAGCTGCGAGGGTGGGCTTTGATTGGGAGAACGTGGATGGAGCTCTGGGAAAGGTGTACGAAGAGCTCAATGAGTTAAAGGAAGTATATAAAGGCATTGATAGAGGCAAAATAATGGAAGAGATAGGGGATCTTTTATTTGCAATGGTAAATGTGGCGAGGTTTCTCGGCGTAAACCCGGAATTGGCCTTAAGGGGAGCTACCAATAAGTTTATCCGCCGGTTTAAATATGTCGAAGAAGAAGCGTCAAAAATGGGCAAAAAATTACAGGAAATGACATTAAAAGACATGGACAGACTCTGGGACAAAGGGAAAATTCAAGAAAAAAAGTTATAA
- the spoVT gene encoding stage V sporulation protein T, whose translation MKATGIVRRIDELGRVVIPKEIRRTLRIREGDPLEIFTDREGEVILKKYSPIGELADFAKEYVEALHDSLGHIACISDRDSIIAVAGTPKKELLDKSISSDIEAILEERKTVLIKKTSEKEYVKITADEEEGKIKYTGQVIVPIIADGDPIGAVILLSKDPNVSMGELELKVAETAAGFFSRQMNIS comes from the coding sequence TTGAAGGCAACAGGAATTGTGCGGCGTATTGATGAGTTGGGGCGAGTCGTGATTCCGAAAGAAATCAGGCGAACCCTGAGAATCCGAGAAGGGGACCCTCTTGAGATATTTACCGACCGCGAAGGAGAAGTTATTTTAAAGAAATATTCGCCTATCGGAGAACTTGCGGACTTTGCAAAAGAATACGTGGAAGCCCTCCATGACTCCTTGGGTCATATCGCATGCATATCCGACAGGGACTCGATAATCGCGGTGGCTGGGACTCCGAAAAAAGAGCTTCTTGATAAATCTATAAGTTCAGACATCGAGGCTATTTTAGAAGAGCGCAAGACGGTTCTCATAAAAAAGACGAGCGAGAAGGAATACGTGAAGATAACGGCTGATGAAGAAGAGGGGAAAATAAAGTACACTGGTCAGGTGATAGTTCCTATAATAGCCGATGGCGACCCAATAGGGGCTGTAATTCTTCTTTCAAAAGACCCTAATGTTTCTATGGGAGAATTGGAGCTAAAGGTGGCAGAAACCGCGGCCGGTTTCTTTTCGAGGCAGATGAATATTTCCTGA
- a CDS encoding HU family DNA-binding protein, whose protein sequence is MNKAELISVMAEKSGLTKKDSEKALNAFIEAVSEALAKKDKVQLVGFGTFEVRERSSRKGRNPQTGEEIDIPAAAIPAFKAGKALKDMINK, encoded by the coding sequence GTGAACAAAGCGGAATTAATCTCGGTGATGGCGGAAAAGAGCGGATTGACCAAAAAAGATTCAGAAAAAGCTCTGAATGCATTTATTGAAGCCGTTTCCGAGGCCCTTGCAAAGAAAGATAAAGTACAGCTTGTTGGATTTGGTACCTTTGAGGTTAGGGAAAGGAGTTCGAGGAAAGGCCGCAATCCTCAGACGGGAGAGGAAATTGACATTCCTGCGGCTGCTATTCCTGCTTTTAAAGCTGGCAAGGCCCTGAAAGATATGATAAACAAATGA